Below is a genomic region from Methanoregula sp..
GAAGAACCGCAACCGGTGCAGATGAGCGACTGGCCAACCGACCAGGTACTCCAGTCATCCGTTCCCTCTACTTTGAACGAGTCGGTTCGATCAACACCGTCGACGAGGATCTCAATATCCGCCTTATTGAACAAGTCCCCCCCGCCATGGTGAATATCTATTGCCTGCGCATTGCTCGAAATGATGGTATTTAATGCAGGGATCTTCTGGGGCTGGGGCTGGGAGAGTACCATGAGCCCGACAATGGCAAACGCTGCAACGATGACACTGATAAGGACAATAGCACCAATGACGTCAGAGATAGCCCGTTCAGAATCTGGCGGATGGTTCATGCAGATCAACCGGTGAATACATGAATGGTATCACGATTCACAAATACTCTTGTAATGCTATGTGGCAGTATCTGTTTATTATACTAATGGATGGAGCATATATCGGGGTATTGGCATGATTTATTGCAAGGGTAAAAAAGGTTCTTCACTGTTTCGTGGGCATCCTCAGCGATGCAGGGATCATTGATGAGGAAAATTCCCCGGGAAACCGTAAAGAAAAGATCTACCGTATTACTGAATCCGGGGAAACTGATTTCCGGTTCTTTTTTTGATCCTGCCACCAACACTCTTGTCAAAACCATACCGGAGAGTAACTGAGCATAACCCGGGTATCGCATTTTTGATGCGCATTTTCTTGGCAGACCCTGCTCAAAAAATTTCAATCGCGATCATGTGGTGTAAGTTGATGAGGCGATTATCGGATAATTATCCTACAATCGGTATGTACAACCTACAAAATTTTTGTTTCTCCGGCGTGACTGTCCGTACAATGAAGTCAAGGGTTGCTTGAAAAAAAATGAGCAGGGGGTGAGGGGGTGATTGAAAATTTTTTGCCGGAGATCGATTGCAGTGCGTTTTTTTGTGTGAAACCGCTCCGGTTTTTACGCTACGCGCTTCCAGCATATGATCCAAATCTGTTTATAATCAGATTTTAAGAATCGTTGAAATGGTGAATATAAAGGGGGATTCCCCACATCAGTGCCTCTTTTTTAGCGGTTAGAGTATGTCCAGGTGCTCAGGATATTCCCGGATCAAACCTCACGGCGCTCTCTTCTTCCCGATCACGTACAGCAACCCGACCAGTGCAATCCCGGCCACCGCGACGATTGGTGAAACTGGGGCATGAGTTTTAGTCGGGTGTCGGTTTGGTTGATGTCGGCTTCGTTGTAACTGTAGTTGTTGCGGTTGTTGTCGGGATGGTCGTCGGGGGAGGGTTGAATACGGAGATATATTTCTCTTTGATTGAAATATTGGCACCATCCCCGTTGGTGACATTCAGCGAGACCGTGTAGTTCCCTGCGGAGGTGTAGGTGTGGACCGGATGTTGTACCGTGGCATTGGTCCCGTCACCGAATGTCCAGAGCCAGCTTGCCGGTGCATTGGTGGATGTGTCGTTGAACGTGACGCTCAGCGGCCTGATTCCGGATATCGGCGTTGCAATGAAGTTGGCGACGGGGGGTATGGGTACAACAGACCCCCTTTTTATAATCTGTTCATCATAGATCGTACCCATTCAAAACAGTGATGAGCCAAAAAGAGGGTGATCAGAGACCGGCTCCCGTCAGGAGGCTCCCGTCTTTATAGACACTATCTGACCAGCCAATAACAAATACCGGGGTTGTCCCTCCGCCTCCCCAGCTCACGAGAAACATACCATTGGCAACGGGTCTGAAATTGGCAAACGTCACATTTGATGAGCTCTGACCGGCGATATTGAATGTATTGTTAATAATAAAGGAGGTTTCAGAACTACCCGTCGATCGCCCTATGATGAGCATGGTAGAATCCAGGTCTTTATATTCAGAGATATAGGTGTGACAAAGCCTCGAACCGGTAATTTTTGTTGTGGTACCATTTGAAGCATGTGTGATGTCAATTCCAATCTCTGAAAGCCCCCCTCCCGCCATTTCCCAAATCTGGGGAGCCATTCCAAAGAGGACAAAATCGTCTGGACCTGCGTTACTTCGGAAATAAATTCCAACCTTGTCATCTGTTTGCAATGCTGCTCTTGTTGTTGGAGAACAATCACTGTCCCCCCACACAATGGTCGAATTCGCTTCAGCAACGGTGAAATTGAAATGATATGTGGCTGAGTTTAACTTTCCGATTAAACCACTGTCACTGGCGATATTATTTTTCTCGAAATTCATCATTTGCACGGTACTGTTCGTTACATACCGGTCTACAATAATCTCCGGAGGGATCTCAAAACGGCAGTCCCAGTTCCTCACCGCTGAACAGTCAAGGTACGGAAGCTGGTCTGCGCTGACATTTTCGGAGCTCACGATATTTGCTGAGGCCTCATCGAGCAGAATCGCTCCCGTGCTGCCGGTACCTCCACTCGCAGCGGTGTTGTTATATATGAGCTGGAC
It encodes:
- a CDS encoding PKD domain-containing protein; this encodes MGTIYDEQIIKRGSVVPIPPVANFIATPISGIRPLSVTFNDTSTNAPASWLWTFGDGTNATVQHPVHTYTSAGNYTVSLNVTNGDGANISIKEKYISVFNPPPTTIPTTTATTTVTTKPTSTKPTPD
- a CDS encoding type IV pilin N-terminal domain-containing protein — its product is MDISSGVSETVGAILLVSLVAVLVSIIAISVFSQPVPQKIPSLNFMTGVNSTKTTLYLYHNGGDTLTVGEFSVLLDGVPASYTVAGGGNEWSLGKNLIVPISSIPQSVQLIYNNTAASGGTGSTGAILLDEASANIVSSENVSADQLPYLDCSAVRNWDCRFEIPPEIIVDRYVTNSTVQMMNFEKNNIASDSGLIGKLNSATYHFNFTVAEANSTIVWGDSDCSPTTRAALQTDDKVGIYFRSNAGPDDFVLFGMAPQIWEMAGGGLSEIGIDITHASNGTTTKITGSRLCHTYISEYKDLDSTMLIIGRSTGSSETSFIINNTFNIAGQSSSNVTFANFRPVANGMFLVSWGGGGTTPVFVIGWSDSVYKDGSLLTGAGL